tttttgctcttctatatcattttaattaatgttctttttttgctCAACGATTCTGAATTCTTGTTATTCGTCAATAGAAAAAGACAATTCAATCCTTTTGTCCAGAGTCTTCAGTTGTCATGTTGGGGGGGCTGTATTGGGATTTcctttttataactttttaacagaatataatatttttaaattataacgACAAAATCTGGTTTAGAGTGCCACTTTTTCGGCAACCGCCCGTAAAAGGAAATTGGATGAAATACCttccaattattatttatttattagaatatgacgaaattaattttgtaatatctGTAGGatatctctttctttttttttcttttttttttttagaaaataaataaatggattaTGAGTGGTGGGTTTGttctcaaaataatatataattcagTCCTAAagtttattatgaaattattaaattataacatattttattgGGAAATGGTGTTCCCAAACAGAGGTTGAGGTTGAAGAAGACGATGTCCGAACCTTCCGCCGTCTTTTCTAAGAAAAGCGTTAACAAACTCCCTCATAATCCAAGCCTTCTCCACCATCTTCCCCCTTCCattattgttctttctctctctccctaagccacagagagagagagagagagagagagagagagcaggAAAAAAGAATGGCCTCTTCATCGGACAATCAacaatccaaatccaaatccaccgACTCTCAACCTCTTCCGCCGCCCTCCGCCGCACATAACCCACCTCCGATCTACCCTCCTCCCACCATGGGGTACCCTCCAGCCCCACATCCGGGGTACCCTCCAGCGCCAGGGGCTTACCCACCTTACAATGGCTACGCCTACGCCCAAGCCCCTCCTGCCGCCTATTACCACAACAGCCCCCAAAATTACGCGGTGGAGCCGTTTCACGCCGCCTTCATCCGCGGCATTGTCACCGCCTTAATAATTCTGGTGGTTCTAATGATGCTCTCCAGCATAATCACCTGGATCATCCTCCGACCAGAAATCCCAACGTTCAGAGTTGATACATTGGGCGTAACCAATTTTAACATCTCCAAATCGAATTACTCCGGAAACTGGAACGCGACCTTGGTGGTCCAGAATCC
This portion of the Cucurbita pepo subsp. pepo cultivar mu-cu-16 chromosome LG08, ASM280686v2, whole genome shotgun sequence genome encodes:
- the LOC111800503 gene encoding uncharacterized protein LOC111800503, with the translated sequence MASSSDNQQSKSKSTDSQPLPPPSAAHNPPPIYPPPTMGYPPAPHPGYPPAPGAYPPYNGYAYAQAPPAAYYHNSPQNYAVEPFHAAFIRGIVTALIILVVLMMLSSIITWIILRPEIPTFRVDTLGVTNFNISKSNYSGNWNATLVVQNPNKKLNLTFKRIQGFVGYKDNTLAMSFADPFFLAVERTNLMRVRWTSSSPDDPGNWEETEEKLGKEKATRKVGFNLRFFVWTTFQSGSWWTRHVILRVFCDDLKIDFGTPNSVNGSFSAHGHHMHCAVLM